A stretch of the Kushneria konosiri genome encodes the following:
- a CDS encoding carbon-nitrogen hydrolase family protein, with protein sequence MHLALCQYAIELFEHPHDYQAHLESLIEQAAVRGAELLVMPEYSSLVMTGQMPPEIRGDLHASIAALQPMLPAWLEQCEALARRFGIHLVPGSAPVLDDDGIYRNRAWMFGPSGLIGTQDKLIMTRFEREHWGIEGGSGLQVFDTALGRLGILICYDNEFPMAARLLAEQGVDLIVSPSCTDTESGYYRVRTGARARALENQIAVAVSPTVGEAAWSQALDYNYGRAGLYVPADIGMPASGVVAQSEHITIDRSSWLHVELELSAIAALREEGQVLLRRDWPEQFDASRMHIIEEGSSK encoded by the coding sequence ATGCATCTGGCTTTGTGTCAGTACGCCATCGAGCTGTTTGAACATCCGCACGACTATCAGGCACATCTGGAGTCGTTGATCGAACAGGCCGCGGTTCGAGGCGCCGAACTGCTGGTCATGCCCGAGTATTCAAGCCTGGTCATGACCGGACAGATGCCACCCGAGATCCGCGGCGACCTGCACGCGTCCATTGCGGCCCTGCAGCCCATGCTGCCGGCCTGGCTTGAGCAGTGTGAAGCGCTGGCGAGGCGTTTTGGCATCCATCTGGTGCCGGGCAGTGCGCCGGTGCTGGATGATGATGGCATCTATCGCAATCGCGCCTGGATGTTTGGTCCCAGCGGGCTGATCGGCACTCAGGACAAGCTGATCATGACGCGCTTTGAGCGTGAGCACTGGGGCATCGAGGGCGGTAGTGGCCTGCAGGTATTTGATACCGCGCTGGGCCGGCTGGGCATTTTGATCTGCTACGACAACGAGTTCCCCATGGCGGCGCGACTGCTGGCCGAGCAGGGGGTGGATCTGATCGTCTCACCCAGCTGTACCGATACCGAATCCGGCTATTACCGGGTGCGTACCGGTGCACGGGCAAGAGCGCTGGAAAATCAGATCGCTGTTGCCGTGTCGCCCACGGTGGGCGAGGCGGCCTGGTCTCAGGCACTGGATTACAACTATGGACGTGCCGGGCTTTATGTACCGGCGGATATCGGTATGCCGGCCAGCGGTGTGGTCGCACAAAGCGAGCACATCACCATTGATCGCAGCTCGTGGCTGCATGTGGAGCTTGAACTCTCTGCCATCGCCGCACTGCGAGAGGAAGGTCAGGTGCTGCTGCGTCGCGACTGGCCGGAGCAGTTTGATGCCTCACGGATGCACATCATTGAAGAGGGAAGCAGCAAATAA
- a CDS encoding sulfite oxidase, which translates to MSHHPGIFKPLPAEHFRYPDEGGATNAETRLSRLPGYLTPNRQFFVRSHFDIPELKATDWHLRLTGDALTREHSLSLKDLEQLPRVSVIRAIECAGNARAFFARDFGSPAEGAQWGPGAVGVAEWSGVRLSDVLALAGVEEGAFHVLPEGLDSGRFARPLPIDKALADDTIIALAMNGEPLPIDHGFPARLVVSGWLGAASVKWLGRLEVSRQALNTYWNTQDYTLAGPDYPAVGEADGVPITTMPVMSLVDLEDGARLFAGDTILRGRALSGEGQVIEVECCLDDGTWQSATLHTPNIAGAWVCWSLTCRLDAGRHVLQVRARDDQGNEQPESVVWNNHGCLYNAITRIAFHMENSADRVDDAPLQ; encoded by the coding sequence ATGAGCCATCATCCCGGCATTTTTAAACCCCTGCCTGCCGAGCACTTCCGATATCCCGACGAGGGAGGCGCTACCAACGCCGAAACCCGTCTATCCCGGCTGCCGGGCTATCTCACACCCAACCGTCAGTTCTTCGTGCGCAGCCATTTCGATATCCCCGAACTCAAGGCCACCGACTGGCATCTGAGGTTGACTGGAGACGCTCTCACACGCGAACACTCTCTGAGCCTGAAAGACCTTGAGCAACTACCGCGCGTCAGCGTTATCCGCGCCATCGAATGCGCCGGCAATGCGCGCGCCTTTTTTGCGCGTGATTTTGGCTCCCCCGCTGAAGGCGCCCAGTGGGGACCAGGCGCGGTGGGCGTGGCGGAATGGAGCGGCGTGCGCCTGAGCGATGTGCTGGCGCTGGCAGGTGTCGAAGAAGGCGCCTTTCACGTCTTACCTGAAGGCCTGGACAGCGGGCGCTTCGCCCGCCCGCTGCCGATCGACAAGGCGCTCGCCGATGACACCATCATTGCACTTGCCATGAACGGCGAGCCCCTGCCGATCGATCACGGCTTCCCGGCGCGACTGGTGGTCTCCGGCTGGCTGGGCGCGGCCAGCGTCAAATGGCTGGGACGCCTTGAAGTCTCGAGACAGGCACTGAATACGTACTGGAACACGCAGGATTACACTCTGGCCGGGCCCGACTATCCGGCCGTGGGAGAAGCTGACGGCGTCCCCATTACGACCATGCCGGTCATGAGCCTGGTCGATCTTGAAGATGGCGCCCGGCTTTTTGCCGGCGACACGATCCTGCGCGGGCGAGCACTGTCGGGCGAGGGGCAGGTTATCGAGGTCGAATGCTGTCTGGATGATGGCACCTGGCAGAGCGCCACCCTGCACACGCCCAACATCGCCGGTGCCTGGGTCTGTTGGTCACTGACCTGCCGGCTCGATGCCGGTCGACACGTGCTGCAGGTGCGAGCACGAGACGATCAGGGCAATGAGCAGCCGGAAAGCGTCGTCTGGAATAATCACGGCTGTCTTTACAACGCCATCACCCGCATCGCCTTTCACATGGAAAACAGCGCCGACCGAGTGGATGACGCGCCACTTCAGTAA
- a CDS encoding aminotransferase class I/II-fold pyridoxal phosphate-dependent enzyme has product MRASHLDREGPHNPFPGRQALERRLGHSLPFQLGSNEGLDMPHQALSEVLGIPVAQLARAYGDAQAFELRQQLAEQQGTSHDALLVDAGADSLIALTLRALCDIGTTVVTSAGTYPTFRYFAEGHGCRLVEVAYRQSPGRLAPDVDALVQAAWLHHARLVYLADPDNPSGHCLDRADIAYLIDNLPPTCHLLLDEAYHEFRPDHGDSAPIDGVVRLRTFSKAHGLAGLRIGYAIAPPALLEVMSKVRIHYAVSSVAQAAAAVVLSHIDEVKHHVQAVIKRREQLATQLQAWGADVLPSATNFVAIRMPSVDAAEAAQRALLADGVIIHRPPHPALADILRISAVEDALKPERLSALQNALER; this is encoded by the coding sequence GTGCGTGCATCTCATCTTGATCGTGAAGGGCCACACAACCCCTTCCCGGGACGCCAGGCTCTGGAGCGGCGTCTGGGTCACTCGCTGCCCTTTCAGCTGGGCTCCAATGAAGGCCTGGACATGCCACACCAGGCGCTGAGCGAGGTACTGGGCATTCCGGTGGCACAGCTGGCCCGCGCCTATGGTGATGCCCAGGCATTCGAATTGCGACAGCAGCTGGCCGAGCAGCAGGGCACCTCTCATGATGCCCTGCTGGTGGATGCCGGTGCCGACAGCCTGATCGCCCTGACGCTACGCGCCCTGTGCGATATCGGTACGACCGTGGTCACCAGTGCCGGCACCTATCCTACCTTTCGCTATTTTGCCGAAGGCCACGGCTGCCGCCTGGTCGAAGTCGCCTATCGACAGTCACCGGGCCGGCTGGCTCCCGATGTCGATGCGCTGGTGCAGGCCGCCTGGTTGCATCACGCAAGACTGGTCTATCTGGCCGACCCGGACAATCCCAGCGGTCACTGCCTGGACCGTGCCGATATCGCCTATCTCATCGACAACCTGCCGCCGACGTGTCATCTCCTGCTGGATGAGGCCTATCACGAGTTTCGCCCGGATCACGGTGACAGTGCCCCCATCGACGGCGTCGTGCGCCTTCGCACCTTCTCCAAGGCGCACGGCCTTGCCGGGCTTCGCATCGGTTATGCCATCGCGCCCCCGGCGCTTCTCGAGGTGATGTCAAAGGTACGCATTCACTATGCCGTTTCCTCGGTCGCCCAAGCCGCTGCGGCTGTGGTGCTGTCCCATATCGATGAGGTGAAACACCACGTTCAGGCCGTGATCAAAAGGCGTGAGCAACTGGCAACGCAGTTACAGGCATGGGGAGCGGACGTTCTGCCCTCGGCCACCAACTTCGTGGCCATCCGCATGCCGAGCGTCGACGCTGCCGAGGCCGCTCAGCGGGCCCTTCTGGCCGATGGCGTGATTATCCATCGCCCACCCCATCCGGCACTGGCCGACATTCTGCGCATTTCAGCCGTCGAGGATGCACTGAAGCCAGAACGCCTGTCTGCGCTACAAAACGCTCTGGAGCGCTGA
- a CDS encoding amidase: MTATSSNSDTFTTLAECDAKTLRALYESGRASPVEATRAALERIERFNGEVNAFCHVAHEGALSAARDSEARWQRGEPLGPLDGIPASMKDLSEVAGMPVRDGSLTTNEGICDHDGPPAQFLRQAGAILLGKTTTPEFGWKATTDSRVTGITRNPWNTDLTPGGSSGGAAVAAALNMGVLHQGGDSGGSIRIPAAFTGVFGFKSTFGWVPQWPPSTMASLSHIGPITRTVDDAIAMLNVIGRYHGHDYFSVPGQPGDWGEQCDEAGRLDGLKIAFCPALGTAARDDEISHCVGHAAHRLETLGAQVDRIEPEVESSLETYRILWATASATQVADMTPHQKELLDPGLLEIAEWGRAFSAVDLLRAQTTRTRLNRHMDHFLDSYDLILTPSVPIAAFEVGHNVPPGSGMRDWMEWTPFSYPFNLTQQPAASVPCGFTAAGLPIGLQMVGARFDDARVLRACRTYMNAFPPRFPERLNESRA; this comes from the coding sequence ATGACGGCAACATCGTCGAACAGCGATACTTTTACGACACTGGCAGAGTGCGATGCGAAGACGTTGCGCGCGCTCTATGAATCGGGGCGGGCCTCGCCGGTTGAGGCGACCCGGGCCGCGCTCGAGCGGATCGAGCGCTTCAATGGTGAGGTGAACGCGTTCTGTCATGTCGCCCATGAGGGAGCGCTTTCGGCCGCACGCGACAGTGAAGCACGCTGGCAGCGCGGAGAGCCGCTGGGCCCACTGGATGGCATCCCCGCCTCGATGAAGGACCTTTCCGAAGTGGCCGGCATGCCGGTGCGTGATGGCTCGCTGACCACCAATGAAGGTATCTGTGATCACGACGGCCCTCCGGCTCAGTTTCTGCGCCAGGCCGGCGCGATCCTGCTGGGCAAGACCACTACGCCCGAGTTTGGCTGGAAGGCCACGACCGACAGCCGGGTCACCGGCATCACCCGCAACCCCTGGAATACCGATCTGACCCCAGGTGGCTCCTCCGGCGGCGCGGCGGTGGCTGCGGCGCTCAACATGGGTGTGCTGCATCAGGGCGGTGACAGCGGCGGCTCGATTCGCATTCCGGCAGCCTTTACCGGCGTGTTCGGCTTCAAATCGACGTTTGGATGGGTGCCGCAGTGGCCGCCGAGCACCATGGCGTCGCTGTCACATATCGGCCCGATCACTCGCACCGTGGATGATGCCATCGCGATGCTCAACGTGATCGGACGCTATCACGGTCATGACTACTTCTCGGTGCCGGGCCAGCCCGGGGACTGGGGGGAGCAGTGCGACGAGGCGGGGCGGCTGGACGGCCTGAAGATCGCCTTTTGCCCGGCGCTCGGAACGGCGGCCCGTGATGATGAGATTTCCCACTGTGTAGGACACGCGGCCCATCGACTGGAAACACTCGGCGCACAGGTCGATCGCATTGAACCGGAAGTAGAGAGTTCGCTGGAGACCTATCGGATTCTCTGGGCCACGGCATCGGCTACCCAGGTCGCCGACATGACGCCACACCAAAAGGAACTGCTTGATCCCGGGCTTTTGGAAATCGCCGAATGGGGACGCGCCTTTTCGGCCGTGGACCTGCTGCGCGCTCAGACCACTCGGACCCGGCTCAACCGCCACATGGATCACTTTCTGGACAGCTATGATCTGATTCTGACGCCCAGCGTGCCGATCGCGGCCTTCGAGGTCGGCCACAACGTGCCGCCGGGCAGCGGCATGCGCGACTGGATGGAATGGACGCCGTTCTCCTATCCCTTCAACCTGACCCAGCAGCCTGCAGCGTCCGTCCCCTGCGGCTTTACGGCAGCCGGTTTGCCGATCGGCCTTCAGATGGTGGGTGCCCGTTTTGATGATGCCCGGGTGCTGCGGGCCTGCCGAACGTACATGAACGCCTTTCCACCCCGCTTTCCCGAGCGTCTCAATGAGAGCCGGGCGTAA
- a CDS encoding alpha/beta hydrolase, which produces MTMSLPDFSDLLEAGPLAPLPLPPTGVMAQYFRHYELDALIAQVGDIESGFLQVGEFRLWTQVWTPRSALRGTVVVVHGYFDHLGLYGHLLRLLLDGGFRVVLWDLPGHGLSSGERAAIDDFATYTRCLRALLAQLGDKGLVHTPLIGIGQSTGAAILTTDALERADHHPWQALVLLAPLVRPCKWQRSRLMHRLATPFIRSIPRHYRPNTTNLAFTAFLHQKDPLQTNTLPLVWVGAMRDWMSHVRRLPPCHLPVLILQGRQDATVDWRWNLEVLRRLLPAARIVYHQEARHHLVNESPDIRRTLFRDLHHFLITQTEGSCTSTADMPEAPS; this is translated from the coding sequence ATGACAATGTCCCTACCCGATTTTTCCGATCTGCTGGAGGCCGGCCCGCTGGCCCCCCTGCCCCTGCCGCCCACCGGGGTGATGGCGCAGTATTTTCGTCATTACGAGCTGGACGCGCTGATCGCGCAGGTCGGTGATATCGAGTCGGGCTTTTTGCAGGTCGGCGAGTTTCGCCTCTGGACCCAGGTGTGGACTCCGCGCAGTGCGCTTCGTGGCACGGTCGTGGTCGTACACGGTTATTTCGATCATCTGGGCCTTTATGGCCATCTATTGCGCCTGCTGCTGGATGGCGGATTTCGCGTCGTGCTCTGGGATCTGCCGGGGCATGGCCTATCCAGCGGTGAGCGTGCCGCCATCGATGACTTTGCCACCTACACCCGGTGCCTGCGGGCCCTGCTCGCCCAGCTGGGTGACAAGGGCCTTGTCCACACGCCACTGATCGGGATCGGCCAGAGCACTGGCGCCGCCATTTTGACCACCGATGCACTGGAGCGCGCGGACCATCATCCCTGGCAGGCGCTGGTATTGCTGGCGCCACTGGTGCGGCCCTGCAAGTGGCAGCGCTCGCGTCTGATGCATCGCCTGGCCACGCCCTTTATTCGCAGCATTCCGCGCCACTATCGACCCAATACCACCAACCTCGCCTTCACGGCGTTTTTGCATCAAAAGGATCCGCTGCAGACCAACACCCTGCCGCTGGTCTGGGTCGGCGCCATGCGCGACTGGATGAGCCATGTTCGAAGATTGCCGCCCTGTCATCTGCCGGTACTGATCCTGCAGGGCCGGCAGGACGCCACCGTGGACTGGCGATGGAATCTCGAGGTGCTGCGTCGGCTGCTGCCTGCTGCTCGAATCGTCTATCATCAGGAGGCCCGGCACCATCTGGTCAACGAATCGCCGGACATCCGCCGAACCCTTTTCAGGGATCTGCATCATTTTCTGATCACACAGACCGAAGGCTCATGCACCTCCACTGCCGACATGCCCGAGGCGCCCTCATGA
- a CDS encoding sodium:calcium antiporter: MFAFLESLSLMSALGIFALCALVIGTVGTWLTGIVDRLADRTGLGEAIAGSVMLGAATSLSGIMVSVAAAARGQPELAMSNALGGIAVQTAFLALADITYRRANLEHAAPSIGNLMQSTLLICLLALLLIGAWTPPFTILGIHPVTVLMFAGYGYGLLKVRDAQNDPMWQPKRTRETFEDTPEESRDKRSLMMLWGQFLGLAVLLGLTGLVLERVASVIAQESGLSATAVGALLTAVATSLPELVTSIAAVRRGALTLAVGGIIGGNAFDTLFAAASDVAYRDGSIYHVMSDQVMLWIAITILMTGVLLMGLIRRERQNWGGIGFESVAVLALYGLGALLTLLR, encoded by the coding sequence GTGTTTGCCTTTCTTGAATCACTGTCGTTGATGTCTGCGCTGGGCATTTTTGCGCTTTGTGCGCTGGTGATCGGCACGGTCGGCACCTGGTTGACCGGCATTGTCGACAGGCTGGCCGATCGAACCGGGCTGGGGGAGGCGATCGCCGGCTCGGTCATGCTGGGCGCAGCCACGTCGCTGTCCGGCATCATGGTGTCGGTCGCTGCCGCCGCGCGCGGCCAGCCGGAGCTTGCGATGAGCAATGCGCTGGGCGGCATCGCGGTGCAGACGGCCTTTCTGGCGCTGGCCGACATCACCTATCGCCGTGCCAACCTTGAGCATGCCGCCCCCTCGATCGGCAACCTGATGCAGTCGACACTGCTGATCTGTCTGCTGGCGCTGCTGCTGATCGGTGCATGGACCCCGCCTTTCACCATCCTTGGCATTCATCCGGTGACCGTACTGATGTTTGCCGGCTACGGCTATGGGCTTTTGAAGGTGCGTGATGCCCAGAATGATCCCATGTGGCAACCCAAACGAACGCGGGAAACCTTCGAGGATACGCCCGAGGAGAGCCGGGACAAGCGCAGCCTGATGATGCTGTGGGGGCAGTTTCTGGGACTGGCTGTGCTTCTGGGGCTCACCGGTCTGGTGCTGGAGCGAGTGGCGTCTGTCATCGCACAGGAGTCCGGGCTGTCGGCCACCGCGGTCGGGGCGCTGTTGACGGCAGTTGCCACCTCCCTGCCGGAGCTTGTGACCTCGATTGCGGCGGTACGTCGTGGCGCCCTGACGCTGGCGGTGGGCGGTATTATCGGTGGCAACGCCTTTGATACGCTGTTTGCTGCGGCATCGGATGTGGCGTATCGCGATGGGTCGATCTATCACGTCATGTCCGATCAGGTAATGCTGTGGATCGCCATTACCATCTTGATGACCGGCGTGCTGCTGATGGGCCTGATTCGTCGCGAACGCCAGAACTGGGGCGGCATCGGCTTTGAAAGTGTGGCAGTGCTGGCCCTTTACGGTCTTGGCGCATTGCTGACGTTATTGAGGTAA
- a CDS encoding GNAT family N-acetyltransferase codes for MQLIHLQGAQIRPWLDALAALRIQVFREFPYLYDGSLDYERDYLEVYAQSDDSLCVLVLEGDRAVGMSTALPLKDEDDAFVRPFIEQGFDVDSVCYFGESILLPEYRGQGLGVRFFEAREAHARTLAGVSYTAFCAVERPLDHPLRPSGYQGLDRFWQHRGYTLRPEIFARYEWQDIDAEAPDHKTLRFWLKTLD; via the coding sequence ATGCAGCTGATTCATCTTCAGGGGGCGCAGATCCGGCCGTGGCTCGACGCACTGGCAGCGCTGCGCATCCAAGTCTTTCGTGAGTTTCCCTATCTCTATGATGGTTCGCTCGACTATGAGCGCGACTATCTTGAAGTGTATGCCCAAAGCGATGACAGCCTTTGTGTTCTGGTACTCGAGGGGGATCGAGCCGTGGGCATGAGTACGGCGTTGCCGCTAAAGGATGAGGATGACGCGTTCGTGCGACCCTTCATCGAGCAGGGCTTTGATGTCGACAGCGTCTGCTATTTTGGCGAGTCGATTCTTCTGCCCGAGTATCGCGGTCAGGGCCTGGGCGTGCGCTTTTTCGAGGCGCGCGAGGCGCATGCTCGAACGCTTGCCGGCGTGAGTTACACCGCCTTTTGTGCGGTAGAGCGTCCTTTGGATCATCCGCTGCGTCCGAGCGGTTATCAGGGACTGGATCGCTTCTGGCAGCACCGCGGCTATACACTCCGTCCTGAAATTTTCGCCCGCTATGAGTGGCAGGACATCGACGCCGAGGCGCCGGATCACAAGACGCTGCGTTTCTGGCTCAAGACACTCGACTGA
- a CDS encoding DUF423 domain-containing protein, which translates to MPSRPLWLVAALSGLGVVILGAWGAHGLADQLDARALNAWHTGVRYQAWHTLAFMMILIWREVVALVGQRLVLGLWGIGVVLFSGSLYLLALGGPALLGPITPLGGLAMMAGWVMLAVTALRRRPEPS; encoded by the coding sequence ATGCCCTCGCGCCCTTTGTGGCTTGTAGCCGCCCTGTCCGGACTTGGGGTGGTGATTCTTGGTGCCTGGGGCGCCCACGGCCTGGCCGACCAACTGGACGCCCGCGCGCTCAACGCATGGCACACCGGTGTGCGCTATCAGGCCTGGCATACACTGGCCTTCATGATGATTCTGATCTGGCGCGAGGTTGTCGCTCTTGTCGGCCAGCGTCTTGTACTGGGCCTTTGGGGGATCGGAGTGGTGCTCTTTAGCGGTTCACTCTACCTGCTGGCGCTGGGTGGCCCGGCCCTGCTGGGGCCCATCACTCCACTTGGGGGGCTTGCGATGATGGCCGGCTGGGTCATGCTGGCCGTGACTGCCTTGCGCCGAAGGCCTGAGCCGTCATAA